A single region of the Nicotiana sylvestris chromosome 6, ASM39365v2, whole genome shotgun sequence genome encodes:
- the LOC104225170 gene encoding cationic peroxidase 1-like — MIFYLRFHCSFYLSLLVFSLIRLSSARLSADYYEKSCPKAIYTIKNAVTNAVAKERRMGASLLRLHFHDCFVNGCDASILLDDTSDFTGEKTAKPNSNSLRGFDLIDTIKSQVEKLCPGIVSCADIIAIAARDSVEILGGSTWNVLLGRRDSTTASLSSANSDIPSPLMDLSDLITKFDNKGFTAKEMVALAGAHTIGQAQCTTFRERVYNETTIDSSLATSLKSNCPSTGGDDSLSALDAATPAIFDNHYFKNLVKNKGILHSDQQLFSGGSTDSQVTTYSTRPITFAADFAKAIVKMGNLSPLTGTNGQIRTNCRKIN; from the exons ATGATCTTTTATTTGCGATTCCATTGTAGTTTCTACTTGTCTCTGTTAGTATTTTCACTAATTAGACTCTCTTCAGCACGGTTGTCTGCGGACTACTATGAGAAATCTTGTCCAAAAGCTATTTATACCATTAAAAATGCAGTGACAAATGCTGTGGCGAAAGAGCGTCGAATGGGGGCCTCTTTACTCCGTCTTCATTTCCACGATTGCTTTGTTAAT GGATGTGATGCATCGATACTACTGGATGATACTTCGGATTTCACTGGAGAGAAGACAGCAAAACCAAATTCAAATTCACTAAGAGGTTTTGATTTGATTGATACAATCAAGTCTCAAGTAGAGAAATTATGTCCTGGAATTGTTTCTTGTGCAGATATTATAGCCATTGCAGCCCGAGACTCTGTTGAAATA CTTGGTGGGTCTACTTGGAATGTCCTATTAGGTAGAAGAGATTCTACAACAGCAAGTTTAAGTTCAGCAAATAGTGATATTCCTTCTCCTTTAATGGATCTTAGTGACCTAATTACTAAATTTGACAATAAAGGCTTCACTGCTAAAGAAATGGTTGCCCTTGCAG GTGCTCACACCATAGGTCAAGCACAATGTACAACATTTAGGGAACGTGTGTACAACGAAACAACCATCGATTCATCGTTGGCTACATCGTTGAAATCAAACTGTCCGAGTACAGGTGGAGATGACAGCCTTTCTGCACTTGATGCAGCCACCCCTGCAATATTTGACAACCATTATTTCAAAAACTTGGTTAAAAATAAAGGGATTCTTCACTCAGACCAACAGTTATTTAGCGGTGGTTCTACGGACTCTCAAGTTACTACTTACAGTACTCGTCCTATAACATTTGCTGCAGATTTTGCAAAGGCTATTGTCAAAATGGGAAACTTAAGCCCACTTACTGGAACCAATGGCCAAATTCGTACTAATTGCAGGAAAATCAACTAA